A single region of the Nicotiana sylvestris chromosome 6, ASM39365v2, whole genome shotgun sequence genome encodes:
- the LOC104213040 gene encoding uncharacterized protein isoform X2, with protein MEFLAAGAGELPKRLPFNLNCVKRLRLANIYLGGSDVVSCALCLIRSFPYLQYLEIEVGDEDAGIPALEYLEVEAFSDMTFNHLREVKLIYTIGSEPEMQLIKLLLAKSPILVKMLIEPCLEVNDDAYKTVSISRKLNSFRRASPEVEIDYNCYYD; from the exons ATGGAG TTCTTGGCTGCAGGAGCAGGTGAATTGCCAAAACGGCTTCCCTTTAATCTTAATTGTGTCAAACGTCTTCGCCTAGCTAATATTTATCTGGGTGGATCGGATGTGGTCTCGTGTGCTCTTTGCTTGATAAGAAGCTTCCCATATTTACAATATTTGGAAATCGAG GTTGGTGATGAAGATGCTGGTATTCCAGCACTAGAATATCTTGAAGTGGAAGCTTTCTCAGATATGACATTTAATCACCTCAGGGAAGTTAAGCTAATATATACTATAGGCTCAGAGCCTGAGATGCAACTTATCAAGCTTCTATTAGCTAAGTCTCCCATACTGGTGAAAATGCTAATTGAGCCATGTCTAGAAGTTAATGATGACGCTTACAAAACAGTCAGTATTTCCAGAAAACTAAACTCATTTCGGCGTGCATCACCTGAAGTAGAAATTGATTATAATTGTTATTATGACTAG
- the LOC104213040 gene encoding F-box/FBD/LRR-repeat protein At1g13570-like isoform X1: protein MPPKGKKHGCQTAPLDILCSFPENVIDGILMRLPLREAVRTSILSQKWRYKWCRLPELTLDLKNLISTKDSVPPTFKFTNIIYHLLTHHTGPITKFALSFNSDLMPCPTIDNLIYFLSRNGIQHLDLKLSGRGDLYKLPSSFFTCFQLRYLTLQNCLMLPPPACKGFELLISLELRSVTISPKFLERLISCSQLLERLVLDIVGLSGIIEINAPMLRSFNFTGEISSISLKYTPLLTQLSLADTEDYEGLRECDIAKFFESLSALEHLQLNQDSLRFLAAGAGELPKRLPFNLNCVKRLRLANIYLGGSDVVSCALCLIRSFPYLQYLEIEVGDEDAGIPALEYLEVEAFSDMTFNHLREVKLIYTIGSEPEMQLIKLLLAKSPILVKMLIEPCLEVNDDAYKTVSISRKLNSFRRASPEVEIDYNCYYD, encoded by the exons ATGCCTCCTAAGGGAAAAAAGCATGGTTGTCAAACTGCACCTTTGGACATACTTTGCAGCTTTCCTGAGAACGTAATAGATGGTATTCTTATGCGTTTGCCTTTACGAGAAGCTGTGAGGACAAGCATCTTGTCACAGAAATGGAGGTATAAGTGGTGTAGACTTCCAGAATTGACACTTGATCTAAAAAATTTGATATCAACGAAGGACTCGGTACCCCCTACATTTAAATTTACCAACATTATCTACCACCTTTTGACCCATCATACCGGACCAATTACTAAGTTTGCCCTCTCCTTTAATTCTGATCTGATGCCGTGTCCTACCATTGACAACTTAATTTACTTTCTCTCTAGAAATGGAATTCAGCATCTTGATCTTAAACTTTCGGGCAGGGGCGACCTTTACAAATTACCTTCTTCATTTTTCACATGTTTTCAATTGAGGTATTTGACTCTCCAAAATTGTTTAATGCTTCCTCCACCGGCCTGCAAAGGATTTGAGCTGTTAATTAGCTTGGAATTACGTAGCGTCACAATTTCACCAAAATTCCTTGAAAGGTTAATCTCTTGTAGCCAGTTGCTCGAGCGGTTGGTACTGGACATTGTAGGTTTAAGTGGCATCATTGAAATTAATGCTCCTATGTTGAGATCTTTTAACTTCACTGGCGAAATAAGTTCTATTAGTTTAAAGTATACCCCTCTTCTGACACAATTGTCTCTTGCGGATACGGAAGATTATGAGGGGCTACGAGAATGTGATATTGCCAAGTTTTTTGAGTCTCTTTCTGCTCTCGAGCATCTGCAGTTAAATCAAGATAGTTTGAGG TTCTTGGCTGCAGGAGCAGGTGAATTGCCAAAACGGCTTCCCTTTAATCTTAATTGTGTCAAACGTCTTCGCCTAGCTAATATTTATCTGGGTGGATCGGATGTGGTCTCGTGTGCTCTTTGCTTGATAAGAAGCTTCCCATATTTACAATATTTGGAAATCGAG GTTGGTGATGAAGATGCTGGTATTCCAGCACTAGAATATCTTGAAGTGGAAGCTTTCTCAGATATGACATTTAATCACCTCAGGGAAGTTAAGCTAATATATACTATAGGCTCAGAGCCTGAGATGCAACTTATCAAGCTTCTATTAGCTAAGTCTCCCATACTGGTGAAAATGCTAATTGAGCCATGTCTAGAAGTTAATGATGACGCTTACAAAACAGTCAGTATTTCCAGAAAACTAAACTCATTTCGGCGTGCATCACCTGAAGTAGAAATTGATTATAATTGTTATTATGACTAG